Proteins co-encoded in one Methanobrevibacter gottschalkii DSM 11977 genomic window:
- the cobJ gene encoding precorrin-3B C(17)-methyltransferase translates to MIYVIGIGQNRENMTLGALKAIEESDVIIGYKKYIDQIEDLVQDKEVIKKGMGDEIARAEFAIQRSLNGQNVSLISSGDPGVFGMANVLYQIVSKYEGVEIKVYPGVSALNYASSHLGAPLNDFAAISLSNILTPLSEIEKKLEYALKANLVVAIYNPISKTCKEPFKRFKQCVFNIKGEDALIGIVDSTYEPPKASIVKIKELTEDMVNMSCTLIVGNDLTYVQDGKLVTPRGYVIRSKIHELSRNHYEKFLNGEIANGPNSECEFYPCHYEGQYCDFCYCPFYPCGDSSTGGEWIKGKNVWNCKNCIWLHNKESIECLRPPFENILEDIEDLKSKKKTLLKLRRACLLKNNPNNL, encoded by the coding sequence ATGATTTATGTAATAGGTATTGGTCAAAATAGAGAAAACATGACATTAGGTGCTTTAAAAGCTATTGAAGAGTCTGATGTAATAATCGGTTATAAAAAATATATTGATCAAATTGAAGATTTAGTTCAAGATAAAGAGGTCATTAAAAAAGGTATGGGTGATGAGATAGCTAGAGCTGAATTCGCTATTCAAAGAAGTTTAAATGGTCAAAATGTTTCATTGATTAGTTCTGGAGATCCTGGCGTATTTGGAATGGCAAATGTATTATATCAAATTGTTAGTAAATATGAAGGTGTTGAAATAAAGGTTTATCCTGGTGTTTCTGCATTAAATTATGCTTCTAGTCATTTAGGAGCACCTTTAAACGATTTTGCAGCAATTAGTTTAAGTAATATTTTAACTCCTTTATCTGAAATTGAAAAAAAATTAGAATATGCTCTTAAAGCTAATTTAGTTGTTGCAATTTATAATCCGATTAGTAAAACTTGTAAAGAACCATTTAAAAGATTTAAACAATGCGTTTTTAATATTAAAGGTGAAGATGCCTTAATTGGTATTGTTGATAGTACATATGAACCTCCAAAAGCAAGCATTGTTAAAATTAAAGAATTAACTGAAGACATGGTTAATATGTCTTGTACTTTAATTGTTGGAAATGATTTAACTTATGTTCAAGATGGAAAACTTGTAACACCAAGAGGATATGTAATTAGATCCAAAATTCATGAATTATCACGTAATCATTATGAAAAGTTCTTAAATGGAGAAATTGCCAATGGTCCAAATAGTGAATGTGAATTTTATCCATGTCATTATGAAGGTCAATATTGTGATTTCTGTTATTGTCCATTTTATCCATGTGGGGATTCTTCAACTGGTGGGGAGTGGATTAAAGGTAAAAATGTTTGGAATTGTAAAAATTGTATATGGTTGCATAATAAAGAAAGTATTGAATGTTTACGCCCACCTTTTGAAAATATTTTAGAAGATATTGAAGATTTAAAATCAAAGAAAAAAACTTTATTAAAGCTTAGAAGAGCATGTTTATTGAAAAATAATCCAAATAATCTTTAG
- a CDS encoding potassium channel family protein: protein MSIKNLLIEMKNMSELMVDLAYSAVLFNSKDAAEEVITLENEVNSMNYEIKKESLVAARSYEDAEKLTALLEIAEAAESMANAAKDLADLVITGFKPHPVFKMVMEESDKSIVRVTIDESSELANNTLGDLLLVNRTGMRVIAIRRGVSWIYGPDKNTMLLANDVLILKGTYEGAELLEKLASGACSLEDIPEELEEELE, encoded by the coding sequence TTGTCAATTAAAAATCTTTTAATAGAAATGAAAAATATGTCGGAACTTATGGTGGATTTAGCTTACTCGGCTGTTTTATTTAACAGTAAAGATGCAGCAGAAGAAGTGATTACATTAGAAAATGAAGTTAATTCAATGAATTATGAAATTAAGAAAGAATCATTAGTTGCAGCACGTTCATATGAAGATGCTGAAAAATTAACCGCATTACTTGAAATTGCTGAAGCTGCTGAAAGTATGGCTAATGCTGCAAAAGATTTAGCTGATTTAGTAATCACTGGTTTTAAACCACATCCGGTATTTAAAATGGTAATGGAAGAATCTGATAAAAGTATTGTTAGAGTAACAATTGATGAATCATCAGAATTAGCAAATAATACATTAGGTGATTTACTTTTAGTTAATCGTACTGGTATGAGAGTAATTGCTATTAGAAGAGGTGTGTCTTGGATTTATGGTCCAGATAAAAATACAATGCTTTTAGCTAATGATGTATTAATTTTAAAAGGTACTTATGAAGGTGCTGAATTATTAGAAAAACTTGCTTCTGGAGCTTGTTCTCTTGAAGATATTCCAGAAGAATTAGAAGAAGAATTAGAGTGA
- a CDS encoding magnesium transporter: protein MKKQQKKIRSSLSTRTFSEFFSEHDYVIKEGLIALLICAVGDLIAGIVLGKMTFFLESFPGLLVVIPGAIGMRGNIFGSFASRLSTSLHIGLISPHFEFSDDLNNNIFSSFVLTLVLSIFLGIVAKIFCILLHYHSMDLIDFILICTIAGLISNLIMLPITMFISFKSFEHGWDPDNITSPIIAAFGDLFTLPAIIVSIFILKSLNFNLIVKDVILAIILIAVLMSFIHCYKLSYETKTILRQSTPILLLCSFLGGSAGGILNSSVETLLSNPSLLTLIPLFSGESGSLISILGARISSGLHSGLIEPLSKPEGETIHNFGICYILAIVIFPLIGILAETSSISFGTIGVGFDKIILISGLSGIILVTVMVFLVYYISTSSYNNNLDPDNIVIPISTSVTDSISSLILISMSLLILGTLI from the coding sequence GTGAAAAAGCAACAGAAGAAGATACGCAGTTCACTATCTACTCGAACATTTTCTGAATTTTTCAGTGAACATGACTATGTTATAAAAGAAGGATTAATTGCTCTTTTAATCTGTGCTGTTGGAGATTTAATAGCAGGTATTGTATTAGGTAAGATGACTTTTTTCCTTGAGTCTTTTCCAGGTTTGTTGGTTGTTATTCCTGGAGCTATTGGAATGAGGGGAAATATTTTTGGATCATTTGCTTCAAGATTATCTACTAGTTTACACATTGGTTTAATATCTCCACATTTTGAATTTTCAGATGATTTAAACAATAATATATTTTCCTCATTTGTTTTAACATTAGTTTTATCTATATTTTTAGGTATTGTAGCAAAGATTTTTTGTATTTTACTACATTATCATTCAATGGATTTAATTGATTTTATATTAATTTGTACAATTGCTGGCTTAATTTCAAACTTAATAATGCTACCAATAACTATGTTTATTTCTTTTAAAAGTTTTGAACATGGTTGGGATCCAGACAATATTACAAGTCCGATTATTGCAGCATTCGGTGATTTATTTACTTTACCTGCAATCATTGTATCAATTTTTATTTTGAAATCTTTAAATTTCAATCTCATTGTTAAGGATGTAATTTTAGCAATTATTTTAATTGCAGTTTTAATGAGTTTTATTCATTGTTATAAATTATCTTATGAAACTAAAACTATTTTAAGACAATCTACACCAATATTACTTTTATGTTCTTTTTTAGGAGGATCTGCAGGAGGAATTTTAAATAGTTCTGTTGAAACATTACTTAGTAATCCTAGTTTACTTACATTAATTCCGTTATTTTCAGGTGAAAGTGGAAGTTTAATTAGTATTTTAGGTGCAAGAATATCATCTGGTCTTCATTCTGGTTTAATTGAGCCTTTATCTAAACCAGAAGGGGAAACAATCCATAATTTTGGAATTTGTTATATATTAGCTATTGTTATATTTCCATTAATCGGAATCCTTGCAGAGACATCATCAATTTCATTTGGAACAATTGGTGTTGGTTTTGATAAAATAATTCTAATTAGTGGATTATCAGGTATTATTTTAGTTACAGTCATGGTATTTCTTGTTTATTATATATCAACAAGTTCATATAATAATAATTTAGATCCGGATAATATTGTAATTCCGATTTCAACAAGTGTTACAGATTCAATTTCTAGTTTAATTTTAATTTCCATGTCTTTATTGATATTAGGTACTTTAATTTAA
- a CDS encoding Zn-ribbon domain-containing OB-fold protein: MSDTVRTWRHIQQRYNLIGTKCNTCGELFFPSRVVCPNCRRKGDLEPFQFSGKGKIYTYSVIRSAPDDFKKSAPYAVAVIELEEGAKLTSQLVDCDVDDLEIGDDVEMVFRKIREDGKDGVISYGYKFKVIK, encoded by the coding sequence ATGTCTGATACTGTAAGAACATGGCGTCATATTCAACAAAGATATAATCTCATTGGTACTAAATGTAACACCTGTGGTGAATTATTTTTCCCATCTCGTGTAGTTTGTCCTAATTGTAGAAGAAAAGGAGATCTTGAACCTTTCCAATTTTCAGGAAAAGGTAAAATTTATACATATTCAGTAATTAGATCTGCACCTGATGATTTCAAGAAATCAGCACCATATGCAGTAGCTGTAATTGAGCTTGAGGAAGGAGCAAAATTAACTTCACAACTTGTAGACTGTGATGTTGATGACCTTGAAATCGGTGACGATGTTGAAATGGTATTTAGAAAAATAAGAGAAGATGGAAAAGACGGAGTTATCTCTTATGGATACAAATTCAAAGTTATCAAATAA
- the cfbA gene encoding sirohydrochlorin nickelochelatase, with the protein MDTNSKLSNNAGVILVSHGSTLPFAEEVFTEIKEKFIKKSGLATEIGYMKVSEPTIAGAVEILKEQVDDLDKIIALPVFLAPGIHTNIDIPQLLGLEPLEVDPRCPDGKYPAEHYLSIADDVDFDGEIRLLTSIGPRDELLDIIDKRINEALSESKLDDSAKTGILLVTHGSRLHYNKEFATELYDKFKKTCDLPSSFGFMELCGPSIPESINKLADENRLERLVVVPVFIAPGMHTTHDIPHILGFLDDHDHNHEDHGHDHTHDLTPVEFDGEILYPEPIKSDDILIDMLVAMVNEAL; encoded by the coding sequence ATGGATACAAATTCAAAGTTATCAAATAATGCTGGTGTGATTTTAGTAAGTCATGGTAGTACTTTACCTTTTGCAGAAGAAGTTTTCACAGAAATTAAAGAAAAATTCATAAAAAAAAGTGGTTTAGCTACTGAAATTGGATACATGAAAGTATCTGAACCTACTATTGCCGGTGCTGTTGAGATATTAAAAGAACAAGTGGATGATTTAGATAAAATTATTGCACTTCCTGTATTTTTAGCTCCAGGAATTCATACTAATATTGATATTCCACAGTTATTAGGTTTAGAACCTTTGGAAGTTGATCCAAGATGTCCTGATGGAAAGTATCCTGCTGAACACTATTTATCAATAGCTGATGATGTTGATTTTGATGGTGAAATTAGATTATTAACTTCAATTGGACCTCGTGATGAACTTTTAGATATTATTGATAAAAGGATTAATGAAGCATTATCTGAATCTAAATTAGATGATAGTGCTAAAACAGGTATTTTACTTGTTACTCATGGTTCTAGATTACATTACAACAAAGAATTTGCCACCGAATTATATGATAAATTCAAAAAAACATGTGATTTACCATCTAGCTTTGGATTTATGGAATTATGCGGTCCAAGCATACCAGAATCTATTAATAAATTAGCAGATGAAAATAGATTAGAACGATTAGTTGTTGTTCCTGTATTTATTGCTCCAGGAATGCATACAACTCATGATATTCCACATATATTAGGATTTTTAGATGATCATGATCATAATCATGAAGATCATGGGCATGACCATACTCATGATTTAACTCCTGTTGAGTTTGATGGTGAGATTCTTTATCCTGAACCTATTAAATCTGATGATATATTGATTGATATGTTAGTTGCAATGGTAAATGAGGCTTTATAG
- the cfbA gene encoding sirohydrochlorin nickelochelatase — MMSDKKTGILLLSHGSRLEEGKKVIEAYKNMYLEEFPEAIVDYAFMEIRKPGIPETIKKLTTENDLEKIIVVPVFVAHGLHTKRDIPDLLGIESDFDIEEVSCHHHDHGHSHGHHHHHHEHSHEEEEEEFEFDGEIILTDPLGVDKRMYEIIKDRVSEHL, encoded by the coding sequence ATTATGTCTGATAAAAAAACAGGAATTTTACTTTTAAGCCATGGTTCTAGGTTAGAAGAAGGTAAAAAAGTAATTGAAGCTTATAAAAATATGTATTTAGAAGAATTTCCAGAGGCTATTGTAGATTATGCTTTTATGGAAATCAGAAAACCAGGTATTCCAGAAACAATCAAAAAATTAACCACTGAAAATGATTTAGAAAAAATAATTGTTGTACCGGTATTTGTTGCTCATGGATTACATACTAAAAGAGATATTCCGGATTTGCTGGGTATTGAAAGTGACTTTGATATTGAAGAAGTATCTTGTCATCATCATGATCATGGCCATAGTCATGGACATCATCACCATCATCATGAACACAGTCATGAGGAAGAGGAAGAGGAATTTGAATTTGATGGTGAAATAATCTTAACAGATCCTCTTGGTGTTGATAAACGTATGTATGAAATTATTAAAGACAGAGTTTCAGAACATTTATGA
- the thiL gene encoding thiamine-phosphate kinase: MSLKVSDIGEKELVRYIIANSKKITPDDAAITPFYNSNLISTCDMLIQSRHFPKNMSYYDMGFKSVTVNVSDLAAMGAKPLGFLLSMAIPKNLEVDNFKEIVGGVLKACDYYSIPLIGGDTNEASEIIISGTALGLCDNPLMKNNYKKDDLIAITGDIGLAALGFEIDDLDSIYVKHALRPKARINEGQILKKYGATSATDITDGLASELYEIKKDGFGFMIHEELLGITDEYKNLASNLNLDYLDLVFHIGEDFELLFTISKENLEKLPIEYKVIGIVSDSDVIELTLENGFVEQIKNKGYEHYVGE; encoded by the coding sequence ATGAGTCTAAAAGTCTCTGATATTGGCGAAAAAGAATTAGTTAGGTATATTATTGCTAATTCAAAGAAAATTACTCCGGATGATGCTGCAATTACTCCATTTTACAATTCTAATTTAATTTCAACTTGTGACATGCTTATTCAATCAAGACATTTTCCGAAAAACATGTCTTATTATGATATGGGATTTAAATCAGTAACAGTTAATGTGAGTGACTTAGCAGCTATGGGTGCAAAACCATTAGGATTTCTTTTATCAATGGCAATACCAAAAAATTTGGAGGTGGATAATTTTAAGGAAATTGTTGGTGGAGTTTTAAAAGCTTGTGATTATTATTCAATTCCATTAATTGGTGGTGATACTAATGAAGCATCTGAAATAATAATATCTGGAACAGCATTAGGGTTATGTGATAATCCATTAATGAAAAATAATTATAAAAAAGATGATTTAATAGCTATTACTGGAGATATTGGTCTTGCAGCATTAGGTTTTGAAATAGATGATTTGGATAGTATTTATGTTAAGCATGCTCTAAGGCCAAAAGCTAGAATTAATGAGGGGCAAATTTTAAAAAAATATGGTGCAACTTCTGCTACGGATATTACTGATGGACTTGCAAGTGAATTATATGAAATTAAAAAAGATGGCTTTGGATTCATGATTCATGAAGAGTTATTGGGAATTACAGATGAATATAAAAATTTAGCCAGTAATCTTAATTTAGATTATTTGGATTTAGTCTTTCATATTGGTGAGGATTTTGAATTGTTATTTACTATATCAAAAGAGAATTTAGAAAAATTACCAATAGAGTATAAGGTTATTGGTATTGTATCTGATTCTGATGTTATTGAACTTACTTTAGAAAATGGGTTTGTTGAACAAATTAAAAATAAAGGTTATGAGCACTATGTTGGTGAGTAA
- the amrS gene encoding AmmeMemoRadiSam system radical SAM enzyme, protein MLVSNDLYKKSSKTQKIRCEICANYCKIDEGNVGICHQHKNINGELFDESYGIVSSLSPDPIEKKPLNKFLPHTSTYSIGGFGCNMSCLHCQNYIISHEYGNYSRGIKITPEEIVENAINYNCKSIAWTYNEPTIHLLFNRKTSLLAKQKNLKVIYVSNGYFSEKSLEEVLCFVDAFNIDLKSMSSNFYKKVCGADLDIVLDNLKRIYFENKHLEITNLIINEFNDSIDEITQLCDFVVNELGPEVPLHFSRAFPYYKMNDISPTNTETLFKAKEIALKKGIQNVYLGNI, encoded by the coding sequence ATGTTGGTGAGTAATGACTTGTATAAAAAAAGTTCTAAAACACAAAAAATCAGGTGTGAGATCTGTGCTAATTATTGTAAAATAGATGAGGGTAATGTTGGTATTTGTCATCAGCATAAAAACATTAATGGTGAGCTATTTGATGAATCATATGGTATTGTTTCATCTTTAAGTCCAGATCCAATTGAAAAAAAACCATTGAATAAATTTTTACCTCACACGTCAACATATTCAATTGGAGGTTTTGGGTGCAATATGAGTTGTTTGCACTGTCAGAACTATATAATCTCTCATGAATATGGTAACTATTCAAGAGGTATTAAAATAACACCAGAGGAGATTGTGGAAAATGCAATCAATTACAATTGCAAGTCAATTGCTTGGACATATAATGAACCTACTATCCACTTACTCTTCAACAGGAAAACTTCTTTACTTGCAAAACAAAAAAATTTGAAAGTGATATATGTAAGTAATGGATATTTTTCAGAAAAATCTTTAGAAGAAGTTTTATGTTTTGTCGATGCCTTCAATATAGATTTGAAATCCATGTCTAGCAATTTCTATAAAAAAGTCTGTGGTGCTGATTTAGACATTGTTTTGGATAATTTAAAAAGGATTTATTTCGAAAATAAACATTTAGAAATTACAAATCTTATAATTAATGAATTTAATGATTCTATTGACGAAATTACACAATTGTGTGATTTTGTTGTAAATGAATTAGGTCCGGAAGTTCCACTACATTTTTCAAGAGCGTTTCCTTATTATAAAATGAATGATATTTCACCAACTAATACAGAAACATTGTTTAAGGCAAAAGAAATAGCTTTAAAAAAAGGAATTCAGAATGTTTATTTGGGCAATATTTAA
- a CDS encoding UbiD family decarboxylase: MILKDKNIIEITEELSSEFEVAKVLRKYPKDTVLIKNVKGFDIPVISGICNTRDKIAKSINCEVSEITEKIIEAMENPIKVDKFTDFSDYDSLDIDLNKIPILTHYTRDGGAYITAGVVFARDPVTGIQNASIHRMMVLDNKRLVIRIVPRNLYTYFQNAQKAGEDLQIAIAIGMDPAILLASTTSIPIDYNEMDVANAFKNGELELIKCGELEVPQADIILEGKISVTETIAEGPFVDLTDTYDIIRDQPIINLEKMHIKKDAAYHAILPAGFEHKLLQGLPQEPRIFKAVKNAVPTVENVVLTEGGCCWLHSVVSIDKQTEGDGKNAIMAALSAHPSLKHCVVVDTDVNVFDAEDVEYAIATRVKGDRDIMIVPNVRGSSLDPVAKSDGTTTKIGVDATKSIKTLEKFERVSFSE, from the coding sequence ATGATATTAAAAGATAAAAACATTATAGAAATTACCGAAGAACTTTCAAGTGAGTTTGAAGTAGCAAAAGTTTTAAGAAAATATCCAAAAGACACTGTTCTCATTAAAAATGTAAAAGGTTTCGATATTCCAGTTATCTCAGGAATATGTAACACAAGGGATAAAATCGCAAAATCAATTAACTGTGAAGTATCTGAAATTACTGAAAAAATTATCGAAGCTATGGAAAACCCAATTAAAGTAGACAAATTTACTGATTTTTCAGATTATGATAGTTTAGATATTGATTTAAATAAAATTCCTATTTTAACTCATTATACAAGAGATGGTGGAGCTTACATTACTGCAGGTGTTGTATTTGCACGTGATCCGGTAACTGGAATTCAAAATGCATCAATACACAGAATGATGGTCCTTGACAATAAACGATTAGTTATTAGGATTGTTCCAAGAAATCTCTATACTTACTTCCAAAATGCTCAGAAAGCAGGTGAAGATTTGCAAATTGCAATAGCTATCGGAATGGATCCTGCTATTTTACTTGCAAGTACTACTTCAATACCTATTGATTATAATGAAATGGATGTTGCAAATGCATTTAAAAATGGTGAATTAGAATTAATTAAATGCGGAGAACTAGAAGTTCCACAAGCGGACATTATATTGGAAGGTAAAATTTCAGTGACAGAAACTATTGCTGAAGGTCCATTTGTCGATTTAACTGACACTTATGATATTATTCGTGACCAGCCAATAATTAACTTAGAAAAAATGCACATTAAAAAAGATGCCGCATATCATGCAATTTTACCAGCTGGATTTGAACATAAATTATTACAAGGTCTTCCTCAAGAACCTAGAATATTCAAAGCTGTTAAAAATGCAGTTCCAACAGTTGAAAATGTTGTTTTAACTGAAGGTGGTTGTTGTTGGTTACATTCAGTTGTTTCAATTGATAAACAGACAGAAGGTGACGGTAAAAATGCTATTATGGCAGCATTATCTGCACATCCCTCACTGAAACATTGTGTTGTAGTTGACACTGATGTTAATGTCTTCGATGCTGAAGATGTTGAATATGCAATAGCCACACGTGTAAAAGGTGATAGAGACATTATGATTGTTCCTAATGTGCGCGGTTCTTCTCTTGATCCAGTAGCTAAGAGTGATGGTACAACTACTAAAATTGGAGTAGATGCAACAAAATCAATTAAAACACTTGAAAAATTTGAAAGAGTTAGTTTTTCTGAATAA
- the purE gene encoding 5-(carboxyamino)imidazole ribonucleotide mutase — translation MTPKIMIILGSGSDIAIAEKSMKILEKLEIPYSLKIASAHRTPDLVREIVIQGTNAGIEVFIGIAGLAAHLPGAIAAYTPRPVIGVPVDVKTGGVDALESIVQMPYPSPIATVGIDRGDNAAILAAQFIGLHDDEIRQKIINLRKNYALKVKNSNEEIIQKIEDKKFLQNDFLRIKDLNINDIEADESDPCCKNKNADVAIIVGRQTDVVTAKKVAVILDRLKISHDTKVVCPIRSTKKFTNYVKAMKNAKIFIGISSNSSQVTGGIVGLTDRPVIGVPCTNENGDDYMLTTVSMPPGVPVATVGINNGKNAAVLAGEILSINNPSITELLGKIKNKKINL, via the coding sequence ATGACACCAAAAATAATGATTATTCTTGGAAGTGGATCGGATATTGCTATAGCTGAAAAAAGTATGAAAATATTGGAAAAATTAGAAATTCCATATAGTTTAAAAATAGCATCTGCTCACAGAACACCTGATTTAGTACGTGAAATTGTTATTCAGGGCACTAATGCAGGAATTGAAGTGTTTATTGGTATTGCAGGACTTGCTGCACACTTACCAGGTGCAATTGCTGCTTATACACCAAGACCAGTTATTGGTGTACCAGTAGATGTTAAAACAGGAGGTGTTGATGCATTAGAATCCATTGTCCAAATGCCTTATCCTTCCCCAATTGCTACTGTAGGAATTGATAGAGGAGACAATGCTGCAATATTAGCTGCACAATTTATTGGACTTCATGATGATGAAATACGTCAAAAAATAATTAATTTAAGAAAAAATTACGCTTTAAAAGTTAAAAATAGTAATGAGGAAATCATACAAAAAATTGAAGATAAAAAATTCCTCCAAAATGATTTTTTAAGAATTAAAGACCTAAATATTAATGATATTGAAGCGGATGAAAGTGACCCATGCTGTAAAAATAAGAATGCTGATGTTGCAATAATTGTTGGAAGACAAACAGATGTTGTAACTGCTAAAAAAGTAGCAGTGATTTTAGACAGACTTAAAATTTCTCATGACACAAAAGTTGTTTGTCCCATTAGGTCCACTAAAAAATTCACAAATTATGTAAAAGCAATGAAAAATGCAAAAATATTCATTGGAATTAGCTCCAATTCTTCTCAAGTAACTGGTGGAATTGTAGGACTAACTGATAGACCGGTAATTGGCGTTCCTTGTACTAATGAAAATGGCGATGATTATATGCTTACCACAGTTAGTATGCCACCTGGAGTTCCTGTTGCAACCGTAGGAATAAACAACGGAAAAAATGCGGCAGTCCTTGCAGGAGAAATTTTATCAATTAATAATCCTTCTATTACAGAACTTCTCGGAAAAATAAAAAACAAAAAAATTAATTTATAG